The Alligator mississippiensis isolate rAllMis1 chromosome 11, rAllMis1, whole genome shotgun sequence genomic interval TCTGATGCTTGCTGGTGCTCAGGGCACAACTGGATGCCTAATGgatgccttttctgcatccttttctGCATTTGGTGAGCATATAACCTTGGGAGCAGAATTAATGTTTGGGTCCCGTTGCCATTTGTACAATCGTTTAAAATTGACATGAGGGAGCCAGCCGAAAACCATCTAAGGCAGAACTGTTAAGTtgcagctcctgcttttcctcttaATCCCTCCAGATTCACTTTTTGCTTTTTGGCATGTCATCTTGTTATTCCCCCTTTCATTGACTGAATAGGAGTGTAGGATCTTGTTGGATATGAAAACAGACGCGTTACATACAAAGAGGTGCTAAAACAGGTCACAAACCCTTTAGGGCTTTTGATGTTTGACGTAAGACTGAATTCCATGGAGACATACAGGATTTTACATGCAGTCGCACCCTCAGCTACTAGACTGGGAACCGTCCCAGGAACAGCAGATTGTTTCATGCCTACAGGTAGGACCTGATGCTGAGTTCCTTTGATTGTCTGTGGTTGAATTAAAGCTCTTCAAATCCAATTCTGCTAGGTGTTATCAAGCAGGGAAATGAATTCCTAAAAAGTATTCTAGTGCTGGAGAATATTCAAAAATGCCCTGGTGTGAATACCTGCTTCCAGGCTGCTCATTTCATTGCATTCTTGGTGTATTACGTGTGAAGCAGTGTCATAAAACAAGGAGGATTACTGACTGAAAATGATATGGTAATGATTGCTGGCATCAATATGTTTGAGATCACATACCTCACAAGTCTGACTCCCAGCTTATTTTGAACTGTGCCTAGAGCTCAGGCCTCTCACTTCCGGAGAAAATGCTCTAACAACTGGCCCGTGGTGGGAGGGGTGATGGTAAGCAATGGTAGCTTAGGGCCTATTCATTAGAAGACATAAAAAAGACACGACAagctcagaccagtgcttttgcTAAGCAGTTTTTGCTCTGCAGTGACAAAGCAGTATGGGAAATACAGAAATTCAACTTGGGTGACTAGGGGATGAAGACATGCAGGAGATGAGAATGGATGAAGTTCACGGAGGCAGCCCGGCATCTCTAGGGCCCAGAGATCTCAGTTACTTACTTAAAAGGGAAATTTAGAAAGAAAGCCGAAGTCCAGAAAGGGACTTAAATGTCTTGATGTTGAGCTGTAAAGTGCCTGACTTTGGTCTctgccacatgttacacttaagacatgattcaCTAGTTTATCACATCTTAACTTGTAACCCGGTTGCATGTTAAAGAAATTAAAGGcgtcataaaacaaggaatgaaCAATATAATGCCACAAAAATGTATAATAATGttatggctggttcctatcatgccattaattgaatgtggaTTTCACACTGTGGGTTAGGAATGGAGGTTCCTTGTGTAAAACATGGTGAGGAGTAGGAAAATGAAAGCTCAAGTCCAGAAAGGGACTTACGTgtcatgattcatagattcatagattcatagatgttagggtcggaagggacctcaatagatcatcaagtccgacctcctgcataagcaggaaagagtgctgggtctaaatgaccccagctagatactcgtctaacctcctcttgaagacccccagggtaggggagagcaccacctcccttgggagcccgttccagaccctggccactcgaactgtgaagaagttcttcctaatgtccagtctgaatctgctctctgctagcttgtggccattgtttcttgtaacccccgggggcgccttggtgaataaatcctcaccaattcccttctgtgcccccgtgatgaacttataggcagccacaaggtcgcctctcaaccttctcttgcggaggctgaaaaggtccagtttctctagtctcttctcgtagggcttggtctgcaggcccttgaccatacgagttgcccttcgctgtaccctctccaggttatccgcatccttcttgaagtgtggcgcccagaattgcacgcagtactccaactgcggtctgaccaacgccctatagaggggaagtatcacctccctggacctattcgtcatgcatctgctgatgcacgataaagtgccattggcttttctgatggcttcgtcacactgccggctcatgttcaacttggagtccactaggactccaagatccctttccacctccatgccacccagcaggtcattccctaggctgtaggtgtgctggacatttttcctccctaggtgcagcactttgcatttctccttgttgaactgcatcctgttgttttctgcccacttgtccagcctatccaggtctgcctgcagctgttccctgccctccggcgtgtccacttctccccatagctttgtgtcatctgcatacATGATGATGAGCTGTAAAGTGCCTGGCTTAGGCCTCTGCCACATGGTTTACTTAAAACATGATTCACTAGtaaatcacatcttaagttgtaacTTGGCTGTATTTAATAGCACCGTAAATCAAGGAATAAGGCACAACGTTATTCcgcaaaaaatgtgtaataacttgatGATACACCAGGCTCCCCCTCCGTTGTTAATTTTGCATGATGGGGTCTGATGTTCAATCCCACCatcacaccttctgccatgcatgtgtgtcatgggaagaagggtgattgtgtggCTTGTACATCAGGTGCCATTGTGCCTTGACCTAAACATCTGGCAGGGGTCTTTTGGTTAGCTGGCATCAATAGTAGATTCTACATCCTGGGTCAGGAATAGAGATTTCTGTTTAAAACACAGTGAGGGGTAGGAGACAGCAAATGGAGtttacaacaggcagcactgaccagagagctgctggaggcagaaaaGCACTGAGTCTGCCCTGCTGGGTTGCTCTCTTCAGGTCCCAGGCCTGGGTGCTCGCTGTTGTGGAGTCCACTCTATGACTCTCCATACAGAGAGAGCCCCTTCATCCTCCTGGCATTTACAGCCCAGAACCCACTGCTGCAGGTCGGTGCCTATGTGCtttggaaggaagggagcagaggtcagTCTTTTCAGTAAAATAGGTTCAGACATGGTGGCCAGCCATGATTCCAGTCCTTTGCTCCCATTTGTTCCATAGGTTTCTGGTTTTGCAGCACCTACCGTTATTTTCaagcatctagttggtctaataaagatatcacctctaccatgaggcctgattccttttttttgttttgccattGCATTCGTCTTAATCtagtaattttgttttaattgaatgtTTGGATAATAAAACCCAGGAGAGGACTAGAAAGTTACAAGTTGCTTTTGCTATTGATGActgacttttttaaataaatgacttAGGGATTCAAAGCTAGCTTTGAAATAATTGAAAACGTTCTTGAGTTAACTCATAAGCTTTCCAGTTTATGCAGAGAGCAGTGAAACTGGGAAGAGAATGAATCTCTCTAAACCTATATTTCTTGCTgatgaaaaaaaaggaaggataaTAACCCCATAGATTCACATACAGAGGACTAAAATTGCTAGCTCCCCAGTATGCTTCTAACTGGATCAAACtaaaatttttaaaagttataatTTTAACTTTGTGTTCTCTTGAAACAAAATGTAGCTATGAAGTTAGTAATGAGTTTgccattcaattttattttactgGTAGATCTACTAGTAAGCTGCTTCATTTATCTTttggaattattattattttttctttatctgCCATATATGATTGCCATCCAGGCAAAGTTTTGCACAAGTAAAGAAAGATTTAGCAACTATTTTGTCCTTGGTCTGAGGAATTCATTTATGGTGATCTATTGCCTGGTACATCTGGATCATGGATTTTGGTAGCTGAAGGAAATATCCTGCTCTCTCaggtggaaaaggagaaggaagGTAAGTGGCATTTCCTGTGAACTGTGCTGGGATGAAAATACTAGACTGAGGGGTGTAGATACTGAACACTAAGGTtagaggaaaaacaaagaattGGTATTAGTGAAGGTGAGGAACAGAATACAAGCATATCTTCAAGTATGGGCATTTAATATAGGCCTTTTCCGTGGCCCTCTTGCTCCATAATTGTCCTCTTGCCTCTTCCTCTCATGCGCTGGCACTGGCtacagctggaggcaggcagtcagACAAATAGACCAGTAGCTTGGTCCAGTTTGGGAATTCCTGTGCTCCTATGAATAATCAGGAAGGAGCTGGAATGGCTGGATCATTGGTCTAATCCAGAAGGAAAGGACTAGGGGAGATGGATAGTGCTTGAGTGTAGGTGCATTGGAGTGAGTTTCAGTACTGAATACCGTAGAGTGCATGTCCTTCATTAGAGGGTCTTTCATTGAATGGCCAGCTAGTCTGATTTATGTTGCTGTTCCTTGTGACTCTTGCAGTGCctctctgctctactcagcatcctGTTAACAGTTCCTTGTACTTAGGTGTGTTTCTGCCCAATTGAAATCCTGCATCATAGGTCAGAGTCAATGAGAAGTGATGAGTACATTGATGCACTTTGCTGTGCCAAGGGAGCCATGACCTGGCTGTTTCTGAGACAGGTTTGCAGTTGCTTTGGGTCAGTGGAGAAATGCAGACCTGGACCCCCAAGCAGAACAGGGAAGTGGCTCCACTTTGTTTTGCTGTTGGCCATTCAAGCAATAGAGTTCAGACGGTCAAAGTGGAGATTCCCTTAGGGAATGATCTGCTTAAGAGCATGGAAAGACTGCAGGACTATAGCAGGTCAGAAATTTTCCAATACCAGTTAGTCGGTTTTTTTCCAGTAACTATCTTGATTTTCTGAGGAACTTGTGAACAAATAATGAATCATTTTAATTAAGGAATAGCCACAATTGTTCCTTCAAGGAATATATACTTTCTCAAATACCTCTAGGAAGACCTGGAGTGCTATTGTAGCTATGAAAGTCCAGAATATATGTGAAAAACAAGGCTTTTTTTGTTaacatcttttatttgaccaactgtatagctgaaagagctgttagacaagcctttgggcacaaaaTCAAGCTTCTCTAACATTTCTTCCAggtatacagttggtccaataaaagatgtaacTGGATAAGCCCTTGATTCTAGGAAGGAGAACATTTTCAGGTTGACTACCAACAAGGTTGTATTAATTCTAGCATATCTATTTAGtgtatttgtacatttttttctgaaaagagaGCCCTAAATGACGGGATAGAGATTTGTGTCTGACATTCTGCCTTTCTATCAGTTTGTGTGTCCATTTGTCCAGGCACCCATCATCATGGTATCTGAGTGCTTCATGAGGCTTCAACCAAACTCTAGATGTGAATAAACCCAAGAATAGTGGAAAACATCAGATTGGCATCTGCCCCCACTACCCACATTTTCAGCAGGAGAATGACTTAGACGAGAGGCACTGCAATGGGACGTCGGAGACTAGGTTGCTGGTTGCAGCTGTACTAGTGATCTGGTGTGTTTCTTTCTCCTCTCATTCTTTGACTTCTATCATTTGAGACAGCAAGCTCTTTGGAACAGGAGTTGCCCATCTAGGTCCAGGATCTGCTGTGGTGACGTCTTGATCTttgttggttaaaaaaaatagctttgacCATGGCAAGACTGTCACTTAATCGGTGCAGTATCTCAGAATCGaaatgggctgctgggaagctggaaTCCTTGCTAAGTGGGAGTTAGTTACTTAGATAGAGGCTGTAGTTTCCTTGAGCTAATTCCTGCTTCGTTTTGCATGGTGAAATGTCATGTATGCAGCTGCATAACTGCAGCTTTGGGAACTTGTGCAGAGTTTGCAATTCTGTTTCCTACTGAATTAGGGGATGGAATTGCCCTCCATGTGTACTGTCCTGAAGGAAGTCTCTCCAATGGTTTACTCCCAAACCTAGTTATTAGGGTATAAGCCCAAGGAGCAGGAGACCCAAGTTTAAACCTCCCTCCCATCTTCTGTCCTTCAGCATTGCCTAGAGTATTTTCCATCTACTCTTGAGTGGATAAATAGCACTGGGAAAGTTTCTTCACAGGCTGCTTTCTTCCCATCCAGGAAAGCAGCCACCTCACTGACCACTGCATTTTCTAGCTAGCTGGCTTTCTTCTAGTTCCCCATGTCTCTTGGCTGCTTAGTGGGCCAGAAGAATTGGGGAGGTTGGGGAAGTGTCTGTATTGTACTATGTGGTAGCTTGGTGCCTGGAGCAGCAACAGGTTATGAGCTAATACCAGTAGAAAATGCAGATTCCAATCCCCAGGTTCAGGGCAGTCTTAGCATGGACTGAGTGCTCCAACTGTTCAGTTTAGCAATGCACAATGTCCAAATTAGAGACAAGagataagagacaagagccccctgtaagatttgaaaatcataacctgggggctTCTCTGATAAGATTGCTCCTTCAtttaggtggacttgttaatcaatgaaatcaaagtccccctgccccaagagtCAAAGTCTAATTTGTACCTTGGCCATGGGAGAGCACTTTGTTATCATTTGTTACTGATTAATGATACATTTTTCCCAGACTATTATTTCAGGCTTTCCAGGCTATGTGCATACCTGCATAAGCATAGgatactgtgcatgtgtgtagttaGGATGCtcaacacacatgtgcacacttgcAAGTCCCAAGGTGAATTTTAAACGATGTAAGTGCCAAAATCTGCAGTTACATGGCTGTGTAAATGCCATTGCGGGatgcaaagcaaaacagaatttaGCCCTTTTGGGTTTTATCCTTCTGCGTGATTGCTTCTCTCACCACTCCCTTTTCATCTTAGGTGGGAAATCATGAGGACTATTACTGGGGGAACAGCACCTCGGTGTCGGAGTTCATCCTGCTGGGGTTCTCCAGCCAGCCCAAgacgcagctgctgctgttcGTGTTCTTCCTAACTATCTACCTGGCGACCCTCTTTGGGAACAGCCTCCTCATTGCCCTTGTCAAGACTGACTCCCGTCTCCACACACCCACGTACTTCTTTCTGGCCAACCTCTCCTTCCTAGATATCAGCTACACCACCACCACCGTTCCCCAGATGCTGGTCCACCTCCTCTCCacaaagaaaagcattttctATGCTGCCTGTGTTGCGCAGATGTTCATCTTCCTCTCTCTGGCAATAATTGAGTGTATACTCTATGCTGCAATGGCCTATGACCGGTACGTGGCCATATGCCACCCTTTGCGCTATACCATCATCAGGAACAGGTCAGTCTGCGTCAAGATGGCCATCAGCTTCTGGGTATCTGGCTTTCTTCTTTCCATAATGAATACAGGCTTCACCATGAGGTTCCCCTACTGCTTAAATGAAATCAATCACTTCTTTTGTGAGGTGCCAGCCATCTTGAAGCTGGCCTGTGCAGACACACGCCTCACTGAGCAGGTGACCCTTTTGATGGCAGTTATACTACTCGTGACCCCACTGTCTTTGATCCTAATCTCCTATGTATTCATCCTGGAAGCCATCCTGAGGATCAGCTCAGCTGAGGGGAGGttcaaagccttctccacctgcacctcacaCATCACTGTTGTGACTCTCTTCTACGGTGCTGCCATGTTCATGTACATGCGCCCAGCCTCCAGCTACTCACCCGAGCGGGACAAAATGTTTTCCCTCTTGTATAATGTTGTGTCTGCCCTCCTGAATCCTcttatctacagcctgaggaacaaggagggcAAAGGAGCCGTACTCAAAATGATGGGCAAGACGGACCACTGAGTTACGGTGGAGGAGGAATGGTCCTGTGGCTCCCGGCTCCTCGGTTCTGGAtcctggtctgggaggggagtggggtttagTGACTTATAGCCAGTGGAGAAAAAAGTCAGGACGTCTGGCTATTTCTCCGTTCCTGGAAAGTACAAAAGTCTCATGaatgagggcagggtggggatgggagtcAGTACTGTTGGATTGTCTTcttcaaaatgagagagaaattgtaTCTTACAGGCTACAGTCACGGGGACTGCAAATCAGATCACCTAGATCTGGGCCAGACTGACAATAAAACTTTCAGAAAGATAAAAGTCTACCttcaaaacccaggagtcctgactggtTATGCCTGTGAACCACACTGATCCTCAGGCTTGATCCACTCAGGTTAAATGATTTGAATCGTTATTCAAGTGGTAGAACATTTTCAGAGAAACTCTCAGGACATATGAAAATCACTACTGCAGTCATCTCTTTTAGACTTAGGTAAGGTCACATTTTTGCCAGTATAGCCATGTTGGCTGGGGATGCGAAATAATCATAAGCAAAATCCCTCTTTaggacacagggggtgcatctacacaagacacttagcGCACAGCAGCCTactaacactgcgcagtagtgcatcacagcatggacagtgctaatacgctccTGTGCAgtcttattaggctactgtgcagtagtgtcactaaaaaggcattcgctGGCACTCCTGCACAGTTCCTCTAGTTTCTGCATGTTTagctagtacttcattaagcaagtactaaattaaatgtgcagtaactactgagcattaatgaatgtgtagacacacccagaaatgcTTCCAAAAGAGGGCTTTTCCCAGCTTTGACTGAAGTTGTTCAAAGACGTTGTGTAGCCAGTCTGGTGATAAAGCCTCTTCTGTCAGTATATGCTCTGTCCTCACAAACCAACACCAGCCACTCTCAAAATGTCTCTCTTTGATATGCTTGCAGGCTGCTAAGGTGGGTGGTCTCACAGTGgcttca includes:
- the LOC132243750 gene encoding olfactory receptor 2K2-like, which gives rise to MSKLETRDKRQEPPVGNHEDYYWGNSTSVSEFILLGFSSQPKTQLLLFVFFLTIYLATLFGNSLLIALVKTDSRLHTPTYFFLANLSFLDISYTTTTVPQMLVHLLSTKKSIFYAACVAQMFIFLSLAIIECILYAAMAYDRYVAICHPLRYTIIRNRSVCVKMAISFWVSGFLLSIMNTGFTMRFPYCLNEINHFFCEVPAILKLACADTRLTEQVTLLMAVILLVTPLSLILISYVFILEAILRISSAEGRFKAFSTCTSHITVVTLFYGAAMFMYMRPASSYSPERDKMFSLLYNVVSALLNPLIYSLRNKEGKGAVLKMMGKTDH